In the genome of Streptomyces violaceoruber, the window AAGGGCATGACGGGGAAGAGGCTGTGCGCTCTCAGCTCCCGGACGCTCCGAGCCGCGGCTTCGCGCTCCCCCCGCAGCACCGCCGTGAGCGCCGACGTGGCCTTGAGGCCGAGCCACACGATCCACTCCCCGGTCTCCTCGGCGAGCGCGATCCCTTCCGCGGACTCTTCCCGGGCCTGGGCCAACTGCCCGAGGTAGAGACGTGGCCAGGATCCCGCCAGGGATCGCGCGAGCAGCCCGAGACGGCCCTGCGAACGCCACACGGACGCCGCCTGGGCCAGGTAGCGAGTGGCACGGCCCACGTCACCGATGGCCATCGAACCGCTGCCGAGGTAGTGCAGCAGCCGGCCGTCCTCGCGGTCCGGCCTGAGCTTCTCGAGCCGTGCGATCAGGTCGGTCCCACGGCGGTACGGCTCCGTATAGGCCCGCACCGTCAGGACGTGGGGGGCGTCCGGGTCGGGCTTCCACCGGTCCAGTTCGGCGGCGGCCTGGGCACGCACGCGGGCGTCGCCGTCCTGGAAGAAGCATCGGGCGGCGGCACGCCACAGCAGGTTCTCGGCGACGCTCGTACTGCCGACGTCGAACGCCCCCGCTGCCGCGTCGATCATGTCCTGGATGCGGCGTTGCGGCTCATCGGGCTCGAACGCGGCCTTGTCGGAGACCAGCATGAGGCGGGCCCGCTCCGTGGGGCCCGGCTCCGCCAGGTCGGCTCTGTTCAGCAGGATCTGGGCCTGGACACGGTCGTTGATCTCGCTGGCCAGCTCGGCCGCACGGACCAGCAGACCGGTCTGACGGCGTGGGTCGTGCACCAGCTCGCCGGCCTGGCGCAGGGCCGGTACGGCCGCGGCCAGTTGGCCCCGCTTCTGGGCGTCGTCCGCGAAGCGCTCCAGTTGGCCGGCCAGGTCGTCGTCCGGCCCGAGTGTGGCCGCTGCGAGGTGGACGAGCCGCCGCCCAGGTGATCCCTCCAGCGTCTCGGCCAGGGCCCGGTGGGTGGACAGCCGGTCGGCGACGGTGGCCCGCGTGTAGATCGCGGAGCGCATCAGGGGATGCCGGAACTCGGGTGTGCGACCGGTCAGAACCACCAGTCCGGCGTCGACGGCCTCCTGCAGGGCGTACACGGTCACTTCCGAGCCCGCGAGACGGCTTGCCACGTCGAGGAGCTGGTTCAGTGGTGCGGTGGGCTCCGCGGCAAGGACCAGGAGGAACGTCCTGCACTCGCGGGTGAGCGAGTCGGTGCGGGAGGCGAACGCGGTCTCCAGTCGCTGGGTCAGGGGCAGATCGTCGAGCGGGGGCGAGATGCCCTGCGCCGCCCTCGGCAGTTCGACGAGCGCGAGAGGGTTGCCGGCGGCGCGCTGCAGGATGCGGGCCCGCACCGCGTCGGCCAGGCCCGGGGCGTCGGCGTCGAGCAGTTCGGCCGCCGCCGACGGGGAGAGGGGCTCCAGAACGAGTTCGGCGTGAGTGCCCAGGGTGTATGTGCCCGGTGACGAGGTTCTTGCCGCGCCGATCATGAGGATGGGGAGGTCCCGGGTACGCCGGGCCACGAATCCGAGCACGTCACGGCTCGACGAGTCGACCCATTGGAGATCATCGACGAGCAGCAGGAGGGGCTGGCGGTCGGCGGCGTCGGCGAGCAGCTCGAGCACCGCCATCCCGACCCGGTAGATCTCGGGTTCCCCATCGCTGGCCCCGAAGGCTCCGCCGAGGGCCTTCCGGTAGGGGGCCGGCAACGTCTCGGCTCCGCCGAGAACCGGTTGGAGCAGCAGGTGCAGCGCGGCGAACGGCAGCCACTGTTCGGTCTCGACGCCGGAGGTGCGAAGGACTCGGACCCCCTGGTCCGAGGCATGAGAACCGAACGTGCGCAGCACGGAGGATTTGCCGACCCCGGGGTCTCCGCGGACCAGCAGAGCGCCGCCCTTGCCTGCCACCGTGCTCGATAGCAGGCCGTGCAGGACCTCCAGCTCCTCGTCCCGACCGATCATGCCGTGGGCACCGATGCCGGTCCGGACGAAGCGCCCCTCAGGCGCATCGAGGTCGGCCGTTCAGCCGCCGTTTCTCTTCGTATCGGGCTCAGCGTCTGCTGCACACCTCTGATATCGGCCACGGTTCCGGATTTTACCTGCCCCTGACCTCTTCCGTTGAGACGGGTCCGGCTCAGTCAACAGTCGAATGACTGCCTGATGACTCTCTGCCCACGACTCCTGCGCACGGGGTCGTAAGCGAGGGACGCCGTCGGCCCACCGACCGGGTCGGTGGGCCGACGGCGTCACGGTGTGAACCGAAGCGGCTACCGCTTCCAGAGGTACCAGACGCCGGCCTCGTGGTCGTTGTCGCAGTAGTAGCTGCCGCCCGGGTCGCCGCTCTGGTAGACGACCTTGACCGCGAGGCACTGAGCCTGCGTGTCGTAGAGCCCGATCATGGTGTCGGCGTGCGCGGCTGCGGCTCCCCCGAGCGTGACGCCCGTCGCACCCAGCGCGACGAGGCTCGCGGAGACGAGTTTCTTCTTCCAGCCCAGAGATGGCATGTGTGACTTTCCCTTTCCTCGGCAGTGCGGCGCCGGTGGCATGCGACGACGCAGGAACAACATGTGACACCGTGTCACATTGATCAACAGGCCGGCAAGCTCATCTCTTGCGTTGCACGGGTTACCAGCCACGAGTGGCCGATTCGGTACCTCGGCCCCGCAGGACGCCTCCACCATCGGTTCGTCTGCCGCAGGTCGGGGCGGTATCCTGCGACACCGTGTGATGGTGGCCGATGGCGACCACGCACTCGAAAGCGCGGGTTATACCGCCTGATCCGATGGCACCGTTCCACGGTGAGACGTAAGAGAGTGACGACAAGTGGATCTCAAACTGGAAGTCCTGGTGCTGCCCGTCTCCGACGTCGACCGGGCGAAGGCCTTCTACGAGGCGGTCGGGTTCCGCCTGGACGCCGACCACGTCACGGACGAGACCTACCGGGTCGTCCACATGACACCCCCGGGTTCGCCCTGCTCGGTGCTCTTCGGCACCGGCGTCACCCTGGCCGCCCCCGGGTCGTCCAAGGGCCTCCACCTCGTCGTCTCGGACATCTTCGAGGCCCGCGACGAGCTGGTCGGCCGGGGTGTGGAGGTGGGCGAGATCTATCACGACACCAGCGACATCTTCCACCGCTGCACGGGCGAGAAGTGGCTCCGCGGACCCGACCCTCAGCGCCGCAACTACTGCACGTACGCGGACTTCTCCGACCCGGACGGCAATGGCTGGGTCCTTCAGGAGGTGCCCAACCCGTAGGGCCTCGTCGTGCGTCTCGTTCGTGGGCCCCGCCCTCGGCGCGCTACTGGGGGATCACCTTCTCCACCGAGAAGTGATCGATGTTCGCGACGCCCGGAGCGGTGCCGAGAGCCTTGAGGTAGACGTCGTGCGTGCCGCTGGTCGGCGTGATCGTGAACGTCTGGTCCAGGTACGTGTCCCAGCCGCCCGTGTTCTCCACCCGCACCGTGCCGACGACCGGGCCGGTGGCCGAGTCGAGCCGCACCTCGAACCGGCCGCCCGCGTACGGCCGCTCGCTGCCGATGCTCGCGACCAGGAGATTCCGGCCGGTGCCGAAGTCCACGTCGTCGTAGCGGACCCAGTCGCCGCCGTCGAAGCCGCCGAGGACCGATCCGGTTCCCGCGGCGTGCGTGGCGACGCCGCTGCCCTCCGCGTACGACTCGGCCTGGACCGTCGTACGCTGCACGGCCACTCCGGCCTGCCACGGTGTCGCACCGTACTGGTAGGCGCCGGCGCTGGGCTGCGGGTCGGTGTAGCCGTCCGTGGCCGGGGGCCGCACCAGGCCGTAGTTGCGTGCCGGTGAGGAGGAGCCGAGGGTGTAGTCGTGGTGCGCGGGGTCCGTGAACTGCGGACCGTCGGCCATGGGCAGGTTGTGGGTGGAGGACACTCCGGCCATGGTGTCGGCGTCGCCGATGTTGTTGGCCACCTCCGTGTCCGAGTAGGTGCCCGGGAAGAGGCTGACCGACTTGCGGTCGGTTCCGCTGGTGTTGTTGTGGACGCGGTTGCCGCTGGTCGTGCCGCCGTTGGGGTTGATCAGGACGACGCCGTACGTCGTCCGGTTCCACGCCACGTTGTCGTAGACCGTGGCGTTGTACGTGGACAGGTCCAGGTACACGCCGGGCGCGGGTGCGCTGGCCGCGAACAGCGCGGCGTCGTGGAGCTCGTTGTGGTGGATCTCGGTGCCGGCCAGGTTCACCTGGCAGCAGATGTAGATCGCGCCGACGTCCACGACCAGGTTGCCGTAGTCGGACAGGTCGTTGTAGGCGATCTCGTGGCCGGAGGCCGTGGTCCCGGCGACCTTGTTGTCGATGTTGATGTTGCTGCGGCCGCTGTTGGTCACGGTGTTGTGCGTGATCGTCTGGTCGCTGCCGAGGACGTTGATCCCGGCGGCGTAGCTGCCGCGGTAGTCGACGCGGGTGATGAGGTTGTTGGTCACCGTGTTGCCAGAACCGGCCAGCAGCACCCCGTTTCCGGCGCTGTAGTCGATCCTGCTGTTGCGCAGGGTGTTGGCGGTGCCCTTCAGGAGGATTCCGCTGGTGGTCTCACCCGCCGTCAGCACGTCGCAGGGGTCGGCGGGCGTGACCTTGCCCGGGTCGACCTTCAGGTCCATGTAGTGGGACACGTAGCTGGCGTCGATGCCGTCCAGCACGTTGTGCGTGGAGGTGGACGAGGTGGCCACCGTGGCGGCCCGGACACCGAGGCCGACGACGGACACGTAGGAGCGCCCGGACAGGTCGACGGCGACATTGCGCTGCTTGGCCTCGACGGTGTGCCCCGTCGGGCTCGCACCGTCCGGCATCCACATGTAGAGCCGCTGCGCGTCGGCGTCGTAGTACCACTGGCCGGCATGGCTGAACGCCTGGAGCTTGCCGGTGAGCGAGTAGAGGTTCTGCTGGTTGGGGCTGAGGCCGACGCAGGAGGAGGCCAGCCCGGAGGCGGTCACGGAGCCGACCGCGGACGAGGTGACGGTGCCCGTCTGGCTGACGAACCAGTTGTGCGAGGTCAGGCGGGCCCCCTTCCAGTACCCGACGGGCTGGGTCAGGGCGTCGTCGTACAACGTGTCGTCGGTGCCGGCGTCCGCGGAGTTGTAGTCGGGGCGCGTCGGTTCGGTGCCCGGGTAGGGCCACTGGGCCTCCCCCAGCATCGTGCCGTCGACGAAGAGCTGGTTGCCGGGCAGGGCGGGGTTCAGGGTGAGGTCGGTCCGGTATATCTTCCCGGCCGTGGCGGCCGTGGCGAAGTCCGAGCCGCTCAGTGTCGGGTCGGCGGCCTGTAGTGCCGACAGGTCCAAGGCGCTGACCTGCGCCCATCCGTCGACCGGGGCACTGCCGTCGAGGACGACGCGCGCACCGGGGGCGGCGCGGAACGTGATCCGGGCGGACGCCGTGCCGTCGCGCGGCGGCGTCAGGGTCTCCCGGTAGGTTCCGGCGGCGATCACACAGGTGTCGCCGGCCTGTGCGACATCGGCGCACTGCTGCACGGTGCTGAACGGGGACTGCTTGGTACCGCGGTTCGCGTCGGAACCGGTGACGCTCACATAGCGCGTGGTGCCCTTCGTGTGTGCCGATACCGGAACGGCGGCCGTCAGTGCGGTGAGCACCGTCGCGGCAGCGGTTCCGATGACCAGAGCACTACGTCTCCAGTACATGGCTCTCCCATCGCCTATCGATAATCGCGAGTCGGCGATCAATATAGGTCCCGGGACGCGATCGCGTAAGGCGTCGGAGGCGTGGGTCTGTGAGGGGTGTGCGGCGCGGACGACGCAGCGGGGCACGGCGCGGCGTGAGTGACACCCGTCGCCGCGGCGGAGGCCGGGCGGACCGCGGTGACAAGGAAGGTGGAGGCCGCGCACGACTTGGAGCCCAGGGGCGGCCGGCCGTCGGCGACGGACGGAGGGTCAGGGACCGCCAGAGGGGCACGAACCGCAGGGAGCGGTACGAACGCCGGGGGCGCCGGGACCGTCCTGGACCGGCGGGCCGATCAGCGGGCCATGGACCGTCCCCGTGAGAGGGCCCGCCAGTCGGGTCGACGGGGCAGGCCGGGGCGGGGAGAGAGACGGCGGACAGCGCGGGGCGGCTCAGATCTCTTCGGACCGACGGGCCCACGACCGGCTCACGACCGGCCCGCGACCGGGTCGGGCCGGGCCGGAAGGCGCCCCGCGTACACGCTCCGCTCAGCCGTGGCCGTGATCGTGACCCAGAACGCCCTCGTCCCCCCGGGCGTGCGCGGCGAACGCGGCGGCCGCACGGTCGGCGTCGGCCGACTCCAGGGTCTCCAGAAGGACGCCGTGCTGGACTGCCATCTCGGCCCAGTCACCGGTGAACATGGGATCGGAGACCACGCGCAGCGCACGCAGGCTCGGCTCCATCAGGCTCCAGATGCGGGACAGGAACGGGTTGGCACTCGCTTCGCACAGGATCCGGTGGAAGGCGATGTCGGCGTCCCGGAAGCGTCCGATGTCGCCGGCCTCGGCCGCTTCCCGCATGTCCTGCACCTTGCCGCGCAACGCCTCGACGGACTCCGGTTCGGCGCGCTCGGCGACCGCGCGGGCCGCGAACTCCTCGATGATGACCCGCACCGCCCGCGCGGCGTCGGCGTCCTGCGAGGACACGTCGGCCACGAAGCTGCCCCGCCGCGGGATGTGGTCGGCCAGGCCCTCGTGCACCAGCCGCTTGACGGCTTCCCGTACGGGCGCCTGGCTGACCCCGAGATCACGGGCGATCTCGGCTTCGACCAGCCGGTCGCCGGCTTTGAGGTCCCCGTTGACGATGAGACCCCGCACCCGGGTGTACACCTGGTCGGACAGCAGTACCCGGGTCAGCGGCTCACCGACGCCCGCCATGACGGCCCCCTGTTCGTAGAACGTCTTCGCATCTTATCGATGATCGTGTGTCTGTGGGTTGCAGACTCTTGACAACCGCGTAACAGGAGTCATCATATCGCCTATCGATAGAACATAATCGATAGGGAGGGCGACATGGCCCGGAGAAGATCCATCAACGCTGCGGTAGGCATCCTGTTGGGCCTGGCCCTGACCACCGCGTGCGGCGGCAGCGGCGGGTTCGAGGCGGACTCGGCCGCCGACCCGGACTCGGGTGCCACCGGCACCGTACGGATGCTGGTGAACATCACACCGAACCTGACCAAGGGGTACTGGCGGGAGCTGGTCGCTCCCTTCGAGAAGGCCAACCCCGGAATCAAGGTACAGATCGACTCGCCCACGGCCGCCGACGGCTCCGTGGACAGCACACTGCAACAGCTGCTGGCGGCGGGCAACGCCCCCGACGTCGTCGAGGGCTCGCACAACGACAAGGTCCTCCCCTATCTCAGGGACCTGTCCGACCTGGGCTGGGCGGCCGACGCGCCCATGGCGGACGCCCAGCGACTGGACGGCCATTTGTACGACGTGGCGATCGGACAGCAGGTGCAGTCCCTCGTCTTCTACAACAAGAAGGCCTTCGAGAAGGCCGGCATCACCAAGCCGCCCGCCACCATGCGGGAGCTGACGACGGCGATGCGGAAGCTCAAGTCCGCCCGGTACCTGCCCATGCAGACGGCCGGGGAGTGGGTCACGCAGGCGCAGGTCATGATGCTCTTCGCACCGACGGTCACCACCGGCGAGCCCGACTGGTTCAAGCAGGCCTCCGACGGCAGGCGTTCCCTCGGCACCGACCTCGGCCCGGCCATGGACCTGTACAAGGACTGGCTGGACGAGGGCTATCTGGACAAGCAGGCCCTGGGCACCAAGTACGCCGACGCGGAGACCGAGTTCCTGTCCGGCAAGGCCGCGATGTACCCGATGGGCTGCTGGTTCGTGGCCGCCGAGGCACAGGCGAAGAAGGACTTCGAGGTCGGCGTCTTCGCCTCGCCCCAGCTCAACGACGCCTCCACCCCGAGGCTCTCGGTGACCCCCGGGGCCAACTACCGCATCTTCAAGGCCGGCGAGCACCAGAAGGCCTCGGAGAAACTCGTCCAGTTCCTGACCACCGACCGCGCCGCCGTGGCCGGCCAGCTCAAGCAGGACTCCTCGTTCCGCACCGGGTACCCCTACAAGCTCTCCCCGCTGGCCGACGAGGTGCAGGCGCTCCTCGACAAGTCCCCCAACCACCAGGCCATCGCCGGCAGCGGCGAGTACCAGATGCCGACCGGCTTCGAGGCCGAGCAGAACAAGCAGGTGCAGAGCCTCTACACGGGCGGCGACGCCGCCGACGGGCTGAAGAACGTGGACACCTGGCTGAAGGCGCACACGAAATGAGTCTGCCCACCACTTCCCGGCCGGCGCGGGCCGTGCGCGACCTGTTCGCCACCGCCCGCGGCCGGGACCGGCTGACGGGGCTGCTCATGACCGCTCCCGCGGTCGCGCTCTTCCTCGTCATGATGGTCGTGCCCCTGGTGCTGTCCGGCTATCTCAGTCTCACCGACTGGGACGGCTACACGGCACACCCCGCGATGGTCGGGCTCGACCACTACCGCGCCCTCCTGGACGATCCGGAGGTCCGGCAGGCGGCCTGGATCACGGTGCTGCTGGCGGTGATCGGCACCCTCGCCGTCAACGCCGTGGGACTCGCCCTGGCCCTCGCCATCTCCGCCCCCGGCCGCACCAACACCGTGCTGCGGACCGTCTTCTTCTACCCGTACGTCATCAGTGCGCTGATCATCGGCTTCCTCTGGTCGGCGCTGCTGTCCACCAACGGCGCGGTCAACAGCGTGCTGCGCGCCGCCGGGCACGCCGGACTGCCGTTCCTGTCCCAGCCCGGCTGGGCGCTGGCGAGCCTGATCGGGGTCGTGGTGTGGTCCGGCTTCGGATTCACCCTCGTGCTGTACATCGCCGGACTGCACACCGTCCCCGCCTCGCTGCTCGAAGCCGCCCGGATCGACGGCGCCGGCCGGTGGCGGATCCTGCGCAGTGTGACCCTGCCGATGATCGCGCCGGTCGTCACCGTCAACGTCGTGCTGACCCTGGTGACCCTGCTGCGCTCCTACGACCTGGTCCTCTCCCTGACCGGAGGAGGCCCCGCGGGCTCCACCCAGACCGCCGCCTACCTGATCCTGGCCCAGTCGTTCCAGAACAACGCCCTGGGATACGGCTCCGCCCAGTCGATGGTGCTGACGCTGGTGACCGGCATCGCCGCGCTGGCGATCACCTTCCTGCGGCGCCGCGCCGACGAGAGAGCGGGGGCCTGACCATGCCCGCCGAACCCACCACCAGCCCCCGCCGGCCCGTCATCGGCCCAGTGGCCCCCGCCACTGCTCCGAACCGGCGACCGCGGCGCCCGGCGCCCGCCCCGCGGACGCGACGGCGCGCGAGCGGCACCGTAGCGGGAACCTCGCTGTGGCGGCTGCCCCTGCTCCTCGTGTCCGCTTCGTTCATGGTGATCCCGCTGTGGCTGCTGGTCGTCAACGCCTTCAAGTCGGAGCAGGACATCCGCGACTCCCCGTTCGGCCTGCCGCTGACCCGGCTGAGCCTGCGGCCGCTGCGCGACGCGTTCGCCAACCCGGACTTCGACGTCGTACGGGCCTACGGGATCACCCTGTTGTTCGTGCTGCTCGTCAACGTCCTGTCCCTGCTGGTGTCGGCCCCGGTGTCGTACGTGATCGCCCGCGGCACCACCCGCTGGCACACGGCGCTGCTGCTGCTGTTCGTCGCCGGTACGTTCGTCCCCAGCCAGGTGCTGCTGATCCCGGTGGTCTACGTCCTCAAGTACCTCGGACTGATGGGCACCGTCCCCGGCTTCGTGCTCTTCGAGACGGCGCTGACCCTGCCCGTGTCGGTGTTCCTGTACAGCGCCTACATCCGGACCATCCCCAGGGAGCTGGACCAGGCCGCGTCCGTGGACGGCCTGGGCCGGCTGCGGACCTTCCAGCTCGTCGTGCTGCCGCTGATGCGTCCCATGGTCGCCACCGCCGTGATCCTGCACAGCCTCAGTGTGTGGAACGACTTCGCCAACCCGCAGATCATTCTCGGCCCCGGCAGCGGCCTCTACACGGTCACCACCGGGGTGTACGCCGCGGTCGGCAAGTACTCGACGCACTACGCCGTGGTCTTCCCCAACCTGCTCCTCGCCGTCGCGCCGGCACTCGCCTTCTTCGCGATCATGCAGCGGCACATCATCAGCGGCCTGACCTCCGGCGCCCTGAAGGGCTGACATGAGCGCACGACACGACATCCCCGCCACCGGGGCGAACTCCGTCGGGACTCCGCCGTCCGGCGGCACGGCCCCCGAAGCCCGCCCCGTCGAGATCACCGCCACCCTGCCCACCGGGCCGCCGCCCGCCTGGGCCGTGCTGCAACGCCACCTTTTCGACGAACTCGACTCAGCCTGGCGGCTGTTCGGCGATCGCTACACCGAACCCGACGGCCGGCTGCGCTTCTCCGGCGCCATTCCCGACCGGGACGGCGCCGACGACTTCTACGAGGCGTTCTTCAACTGGCCCGCCCTCTATCGCCTGGGCGGCGCCGACGACCTGCTGCCCGCGGTCAAGCGCCACTGGGAAGGAGTCACCGCACAGCTCACCGAACTGGGCCTGTACCGGGACGAGTTCGAGCGCGGCTACGACTGGTTCCACCAGGGCGAGGCCCTGCTGATGTTCTACGGCATCTGCGCCGCCGACCCCGCCGACCAGCGCTTCCGCGACCGGGCCCGGCGCTTCGCCGAGCAGTACCTCCCGGGCAGCGCGACCGGTAACTACGACCCCGCCACCAGGACCCTGCGCTCCCCGCACAACGGCTCGGACGGCCCCCGGACCGGCCTCGGCCCGCAGTGGGACGACCGGTTCGGGCACGAGCAGCGGGGCATGCGCCCCTATGGTCTGCCCCTGCGCGACGTCCCCGGCATCACCTCCTGGGACGACCTGGCCGACGAGGACAACGCCGTGCGGATGGGCCACGCGATGCGCGATCGGCTCGGCCGCGGCGACACCGCCGTCGACCTGGCCGCCACCGCTCTCGTCGTCAACGCCTGGCTGTACGACCACGACCCGCGCCTGGCGGACTGGGTCCTGGAATACGTCGACGCCTGGCGCGAGCGCGCGGCCGCCGTCGGCGCCATGCCCGACAACGTCGGACCCTCCGGCGAGGTCGGCGAGGACCACGGGGGCCGCTGGTACGGCGGCCACTACGGCTGGACCTGGCCGCACGGCGTGCACTCGATCGGGGCGGCGACGCTGGTCGGAGCCATCAGTGCCGGCATGCTCGGCCGCGCCGACGCCCGGCTGGACCTCGCCCGGCGGCCCCTGGACCAGGTCTGGGAGCAGCGCCGCACCGCCATGCCGTACGACACCGGCGCGACCCGCCGCCCCGGCTGGGCCCACGCCCTCGGCCTGGGTGCGGGACGCACCGTCAACGCGCTGCCCACCCGTGTCGGCCCCGAGGGATGGTTCGACCACCAACCCGCCCAGGTCGCCTACTGGACCTGGCTGTGGTGGTTCGGCATGCGCGACGAGGACCGCGCCCGTCTGGACCGGGTCCGCGAACACTCCGGCTACGACTGGCGGGAGGTGCACGCCTTCCGCGACAAGGAGGAGGCCGGGCACGAGGCGCCGTGGCTCGCCTATCTCGACGGCGACAACCCCGGCTACCCCGAGCGTGCCCTGCGCATGGCCCTCGCCCAGGTCGCCCACCGCACCGCCCTGATGACGGCCGAGGACGCCGACGCCGACAGCGCCGACCTGCACAAGTGGCAGCGGGTGAACCCGGTGGTCACCGAGGTCCTCACCCAGCTGACGACCGGAGCACCGCAGACTCTCTACAACGGCGGTCTGCCGCTCGCCCGGGTGCGCTACGACGACCTGGACGCCGCCCGCCCCGGGCTCCCCCGGGACGTCGCCGCCCTCGTCGAACACCTCGACTCCACCGGCACCACCGTGCAGTTGGTCAACCTCAGTACGGTGCACACACGCCGACTGCGGCTGCTCGCGGGCGGCTTCGGCGAGCACCTGATCACCGAGGCCCACTGGACCGGCGGCGGCGAGCACTATCCCGGCGACTCCCACGACTACCACCTGCCGGCCGGCCCCGAGACCGAGCACTCGGTACCGGTCGACGACAACGGCCTGCACCTCGTCTTGCCCCCGGGGCGCCGCATCCGGCTACGGCTGGACATGCGGCTCAACGCCCGCCCCTTCGCCCACCACATATCCCCCACGACCTTCCGGAGAGCCCGATGACCATGTCACTCCCCCGTCCCGCGGGCCACGAGGCCGACGGCGCCGCCGCGGCCGACGCCAAGCCCGTGTGGGACCTGCCCGTGCACGGTGAGCCCTGGGAGCGCCCCGACGGCGAGCTGGTGCGGAGCCTGAACCGGGTCAGCTCCGCCACCGCCTGTGCCAAGCTCCACGAACTCGGCATCCGCCGCAGCTATCTGTCCGGTCCCACCGCCCTGGACCTCGGCAACAAGGTGACGGGCCCGGCCCGCACCCTCCAGTTCATGCCGCAGCGCGAGGACGTCGCCAGCGGCCTGGCCCAGGAGTACGTCGAGCGCAGCACGGCCCTGTGGGCGGTCCTCGAGGAGGTCCAGCCCGGCGACGTCCTCGTCGTCCAGGCCTACGGCAGCGCCTTCACCGGCTGCCTCGGCGACATGCTGGTGCGTTACTTCAAGCGCAAGGGCGGCGCCGGCATCGTCGTCGACGGGCGTATCCGGGACGCGCCCCGCGTCCGCGAACTCGGCGTCCCTATCTGGTGCACCGGCACCACCCCGCACTACGCCTCCCAGTCCGAGCTGTTCCCCTGGGCCTACGACGTGCCGGTGGCGGCGGGCGGTGTCCTCACCCTGCCCGGCGACCTCGTCGTCGCGGACGACGACGGCGCGGTG includes:
- a CDS encoding ATP-binding protein; protein product: MIGRDEELEVLHGLLSSTVAGKGGALLVRGDPGVGKSSVLRTFGSHASDQGVRVLRTSGVETEQWLPFAALHLLLQPVLGGAETLPAPYRKALGGAFGASDGEPEIYRVGMAVLELLADAADRQPLLLLVDDLQWVDSSSRDVLGFVARRTRDLPILMIGAARTSSPGTYTLGTHAELVLEPLSPSAAAELLDADAPGLADAVRARILQRAAGNPLALVELPRAAQGISPPLDDLPLTQRLETAFASRTDSLTRECRTFLLVLAAEPTAPLNQLLDVASRLAGSEVTVYALQEAVDAGLVVLTGRTPEFRHPLMRSAIYTRATVADRLSTHRALAETLEGSPGRRLVHLAAATLGPDDDLAGQLERFADDAQKRGQLAAAVPALRQAGELVHDPRRQTGLLVRAAELASEINDRVQAQILLNRADLAEPGPTERARLMLVSDKAAFEPDEPQRRIQDMIDAAAGAFDVGSTSVAENLLWRAAARCFFQDGDARVRAQAAAELDRWKPDPDAPHVLTVRAYTEPYRRGTDLIARLEKLRPDREDGRLLHYLGSGSMAIGDVGRATRYLAQAASVWRSQGRLGLLARSLAGSWPRLYLGQLAQAREESAEGIALAEETGEWIVWLGLKATSALTAVLRGEREAAARSVRELRAHSLFPVMPFASVMAQQVDGLLALFDSRAVEAYDALARAFDKTDPHYHSTSRWLLVPDLVDAAAAAGRNEQARELLVELPELADRLPSEMMIVARTYSAAVLAPDDTAEDCYDSALSALPDTWPLARARLHLQHGRRLRRQRRNVDARKPLRLARDEFDRVGAQPWADMAREQLRAAGESDGRRRPSKGESLTVQERQIAELASQGLSNREIGQRLFISHRTVGAHLYRIYPRLGITSRGRLSAALAALGDDQPTSGG
- a CDS encoding ABC transporter substrate-binding protein, which codes for MARRRSINAAVGILLGLALTTACGGSGGFEADSAADPDSGATGTVRMLVNITPNLTKGYWRELVAPFEKANPGIKVQIDSPTAADGSVDSTLQQLLAAGNAPDVVEGSHNDKVLPYLRDLSDLGWAADAPMADAQRLDGHLYDVAIGQQVQSLVFYNKKAFEKAGITKPPATMRELTTAMRKLKSARYLPMQTAGEWVTQAQVMMLFAPTVTTGEPDWFKQASDGRRSLGTDLGPAMDLYKDWLDEGYLDKQALGTKYADAETEFLSGKAAMYPMGCWFVAAEAQAKKDFEVGVFASPQLNDASTPRLSVTPGANYRIFKAGEHQKASEKLVQFLTTDRAAVAGQLKQDSSFRTGYPYKLSPLADEVQALLDKSPNHQAIAGSGEYQMPTGFEAEQNKQVQSLYTGGDAADGLKNVDTWLKAHTK
- a CDS encoding carbohydrate-binding protein, whose product is MYWRRSALVIGTAAATVLTALTAAVPVSAHTKGTTRYVSVTGSDANRGTKQSPFSTVQQCADVAQAGDTCVIAAGTYRETLTPPRDGTASARITFRAAPGARVVLDGSAPVDGWAQVSALDLSALQAADPTLSGSDFATAATAGKIYRTDLTLNPALPGNQLFVDGTMLGEAQWPYPGTEPTRPDYNSADAGTDDTLYDDALTQPVGYWKGARLTSHNWFVSQTGTVTSSAVGSVTASGLASSCVGLSPNQQNLYSLTGKLQAFSHAGQWYYDADAQRLYMWMPDGASPTGHTVEAKQRNVAVDLSGRSYVSVVGLGVRAATVATSSTSTHNVLDGIDASYVSHYMDLKVDPGKVTPADPCDVLTAGETTSGILLKGTANTLRNSRIDYSAGNGVLLAGSGNTVTNNLITRVDYRGSYAAGINVLGSDQTITHNTVTNSGRSNINIDNKVAGTTASGHEIAYNDLSDYGNLVVDVGAIYICCQVNLAGTEIHHNELHDAALFAASAPAPGVYLDLSTYNATVYDNVAWNRTTYGVVLINPNGGTTSGNRVHNNTSGTDRKSVSLFPGTYSDTEVANNIGDADTMAGVSSTHNLPMADGPQFTDPAHHDYTLGSSSPARNYGLVRPPATDGYTDPQPSAGAYQYGATPWQAGVAVQRTTVQAESYAEGSGVATHAAGTGSVLGGFDGGDWVRYDDVDFGTGRNLLVASIGSERPYAGGRFEVRLDSATGPVVGTVRVENTGGWDTYLDQTFTITPTSGTHDVYLKALGTAPGVANIDHFSVEKVIPQ
- a CDS encoding VOC family protein, which produces MDLKLEVLVLPVSDVDRAKAFYEAVGFRLDADHVTDETYRVVHMTPPGSPCSVLFGTGVTLAAPGSSKGLHLVVSDIFEARDELVGRGVEVGEIYHDTSDIFHRCTGEKWLRGPDPQRRNYCTYADFSDPDGNGWVLQEVPNP
- a CDS encoding GntR family transcriptional regulator — encoded protein: MAGVGEPLTRVLLSDQVYTRVRGLIVNGDLKAGDRLVEAEIARDLGVSQAPVREAVKRLVHEGLADHIPRRGSFVADVSSQDADAARAVRVIIEEFAARAVAERAEPESVEALRGKVQDMREAAEAGDIGRFRDADIAFHRILCEASANPFLSRIWSLMEPSLRALRVVSDPMFTGDWAEMAVQHGVLLETLESADADRAAAAFAAHARGDEGVLGHDHGHG
- a CDS encoding carbohydrate ABC transporter permease, which encodes MSLPTTSRPARAVRDLFATARGRDRLTGLLMTAPAVALFLVMMVVPLVLSGYLSLTDWDGYTAHPAMVGLDHYRALLDDPEVRQAAWITVLLAVIGTLAVNAVGLALALAISAPGRTNTVLRTVFFYPYVISALIIGFLWSALLSTNGAVNSVLRAAGHAGLPFLSQPGWALASLIGVVVWSGFGFTLVLYIAGLHTVPASLLEAARIDGAGRWRILRSVTLPMIAPVVTVNVVLTLVTLLRSYDLVLSLTGGGPAGSTQTAAYLILAQSFQNNALGYGSAQSMVLTLVTGIAALAITFLRRRADERAGA